GCGCACATGTATCGCGGCGCACTGCGGGCGGCCCAGGCTGGCGGATATGAAAGCCTGACGGATGCACTGGCCGACCTGGCGCGCATCAGGAACGAAGCCGAGAACAAATCGCTGGGCCAAAAGATCGATGAACAGATTCGAGCCGTTGAGCAGATGCGCGACAAGCGGGCCGACCGCCGCGTGGCGAACGTCGCCGTTGAGTTCGACCGCAGGGCCAGTGCAGAAGACCGGCGGCACAGCGTGCGCAGGGTTGAGGCGCGCAGGGCACCGGATCGGCAATCGTTCGCGAACCAGGCGGCATATGACAAGGCGTATGACAAATGGTCCGAGAATCAGCGATGAACGCGGGGCTGCCATTGGTTGGCGGCTTTGATGCTGGGCCGCTGTTCGCGGTCAAGCTGACCAGGCCGCCAGTCCGACCGAAGGGCAAAGAAGGCGTGGTGCATCGGGCGCAGACGAAGCGGGCGACGCCGCCGTGGTCTGACTTGGCCGAGAAATGCGCGATTTATGAACTTTACGCACTCGCCAGGAAGCTGACCCGCGAAACCGGCGAACTTCATGTGGTCGATCACATCGTGCCGAAAATCGGGAAAATCGTTTGCGGGATGCACGTCAGTTGGAACCTGCGCGTGATCCACTGGAAGGAAAACTCGCAGAAGGGCGCACACACCTGGCCGGATATGCCGATGGAACAGGTTCCGCTGTTCTGATGTGTTTAAACAACAAATGCCCACTTCGGTGGGCTTTTTCTTGTCCGATGCAAATAGATTGCG
This genomic stretch from Abditibacteriaceae bacterium harbors:
- a CDS encoding HNH endonuclease signature motif containing protein, which codes for MNAGLPLVGGFDAGPLFAVKLTRPPVRPKGKEGVVHRAQTKRATPPWSDLAEKCAIYELYALARKLTRETGELHVVDHIVPKIGKIVCGMHVSWNLRVIHWKENSQKGAHTWPDMPMEQVPLF